A segment of the Alistipes communis genome:
AGTTGGTAGACACCGCCGGTCGCGTCGATAAGTTTATGAGCCGCTACGCAAAACGCTACGATAAGAAGAACGCTGCGAAATAAGCATTCCGCACGTTACGACAAACGTCCTGCATCCTTACGGATCGCAGGACGTTCTCTTTTGTACCGTCGCCACCGGTCGAAACGGACGGCGAACGCCCCGCGGACGATTCGACCGCACCGAAAACAGAAGAGGAGCCGAAAGTCGGAAGGCAGGCAGAGCGAAAGCGAAAAGGCGGGAAGGGACGGCCCGACATGGCGGCGGACACAAAAACGAGAATGCGAACGTCCCGCGCTTCGACCGGCTGCATCCGACGACGACCGCACCGCTCTGAATGCCCGCCGCTCGAACGGCAATATTCCGATTCCGATAGCGGCAAAAACGGGTTCCGACCGGCCGGTCGGAACCCGTTCAAACGGTCGGGCCGTCGCTCAGAACGGCAGGTCGTCCACCTCGGCGGCGGCACCTCCTCCGAACGAACCGCCTTCGGCGGGAATGTCCGACGGCAGCGGCGCATCGGTCATCGGAACCGGCGGTTGCTGCTGCTTGGGCTGCACGCGCCAGGCGCGGATGTCGGTGTACCAGCGGCCGTTGTATTCGCGCGACTCGATGTTGACCGACACGAGGAAGGTCTCTCCTTCGCGCAGTTTGGCCACGTCGCTCTCCTTGTTGAAAAACGTCACGCAGATTTTGCGGGAGAACTGCCCGCCGTCGTTGTAGTCGAAGACAACGTCCTGACGCTGCCATTCGCCCCGAGCGGAAGTACCCCGCGTCACGGGCATGATCTTATATACGACTCCTTCGAATTCCATAATATCATCAATAAATCGGTTGAAAACAATGATCGAAAAAAGTGTCTCCCGAAGAGACACTTTTTCCGTATGACACGCCGACGGCGATTACTTCTTCGCCGGCTCGGCCACCTTCGTGCTGTCGGCCGGAGCGGGTTCCACGTAAGGTTTCACGTCGACCACCTCCACGCTGAATTCGAGCGCTTCGTTGGCCCCGATGTCGCGGCCCGCGCCGCGCTCGCCGTAGGCCAGCTCCGCCGGAATCCACAACGTGATCTTACCGCCCTTGCCGACGAGCTTCATGCCTTCGGTCCAACCCTTGATGACGCGGTTGAGCGGGAACTCGGCCGGTTCGTTGCGCTCGTACGACGAGTCGAAGACCTTGCCCTTGCGGTTCTTGCCCTCGTAATTCACCACGACCACGTCGCGGTCGTCGACGGCGATCGTGTCGGCGTCGCCCGGACGCTCGATCTTGTAGAGCAGGCCCGATTCGGTCTTCTCGACACCCGACTTCTTGGCGATACCTTCCAGCCACTTCGCCGACGCCTCGGCGTTCTCGCGCGGACGGACGACCATGAAGTAGTTTTGCAAATAGCCCTGCACGATCATCTCGTCCATCTTGGCGACGCTGTCGCGCACGTTGGCCATCGCCTCGGTGATCCATACGATCTGTACGGGGATGTCGCTCGACTTGATATTGTTACCGATGTCGTTACCGAAAGCGTACGACACCGAGTCGCACTCGCCCGGCGTGAGGAACATCGGCTCCGCAGCGGGAAGCGTGTCTTTCAGCATACCCGTCGAATCGGCGGCGACAGCAGCCTGCATCGCCTTCTTCTGCTGGATGGCGAAGGCGCGTGCGCCGCGCTTGTTCATGAAGTAATCGCGCAGGATGTCGATGGCATCCTCGTGCTTCTGCTTCGACTTGTCGAGCGCGCCCTCCTTGATGCCCTTGTTCACCTCCTCGAAATTGAAGGGGATGTCGCTCATCTCGTACTGCATTCCGTAGCCGATATTGGCTCCCAATGCATACGACAGCGAGTCGAATTTCGACAGACTGCCCATTTTCAACGTCTTGTTGCCGCCGCAGGAGCAGAGCAACACGGCACCCGCGAGCGCCGCAACCGATAACAGTTTTTTCATTTGCGTATCAAAGTTTTTATAAAGTTTCATAGTGCACAAGCATACAAAGATATACAAATTAATCGATATTCGTGCGTCCGTCGGCGGCAAATCGCAGTTTTTCCCGCAAAATCCGCCTAACGGCCGCCGGACTTTCCTCCGGCGGGCGCATCGGCCTGCACGTCGAGCAGTTCGGCTTCGTAATAGAGCGTCTCGTTGGCCCCCACTCCCAACGTCCGGTCGCCCTCGGCACCGTAGGCCAGCGCGGCAGGAACCCACAATTTCACGGCACCGCCGCTGCCCAGCAGCTTCAACCCCTCGCGCAACCCCGCGGGAAGCGAATCAAGGCGCGTGCGCAACGTATCGCCACGCTCGTAGGAGGAGTAAATCTCCCCGCCGTCGCGCCGCAACGCCTTGATGCGAACGGCGATGCGGGCCGTGTCGGAGGCGATCGTCCGTTTGAGGTCGCCGTCGCGCGTAACGTCGTACCGCAAGCCCGATTCGCTGCTCTTGAACCCCTGACCCGAAGTCACGTCGTCCAGAAACCGCCGCTCCTGCTCGCGGATCTTCTCGGGCACGGCATAGTTCACATAACGCAGGTAGAAGGTCTGCGCCTCCTCCATGGTCATCGACTGCCGGCCGGCAAAATAATCCGCGATTCCCTTGCAGACGGCCGCGGCATTCAGCGTCGAATCCATTTTCAGCAGGTTGGCACCCACGTTGAGACCGATGACATAAGCCACCGAATCGGTATCGGTGTGTAATTTCACCCCGCCGCCGCTTTTGGAACAACCGCTCCACAACGTCAGCATCAGGATCGGAAGGATCGTAAATCGTTTCATATCGTTGGTCGTTTTAATTCTTTACCGCAGGCATCGTGGCACGGATCAGCAGCGCCCCGAGCAGGGCCGAGGCGAGCGATCCCAACAGGATGGCGATCTTGCCCTGATTGACGAAGAACTCCTCGTCGAAAGCCAGCGCGTCGACGAAGATCGACATCGTGAAACCGATACCGCCCAGGCAGGCCACGGCCAGCAGCATCCGCCACGAAACGCCGCCCGGCATCTCGGCAAGCCCCGACTTGACGGCCGCCCAGCTCGTGAGGAGGATTCCAAGCGGCTTGCCCACGAGCAGTCCCAAGAAAATGCCCATGCCGACGGCTCCGCCCTCAGAAGAATAGCGGAAAATATCGAGGTATTCCAGATCGATGCGCACCCCCGCGTTGGCCAACGCGAAGATCGGCATGATGATGAACGTGACGTACGGCGCGAGCAGATCTTCCAGACGGTAACTCATGCCGATCGAGTTGTAGGAGAGGTCCTTCATGCGTTGCAGGTAATAACGCTGCTCGGCGTCGGGAAAACGTTCGTCCTCCTCGCGCACCCGTTCCAGCGACCGGGTGAAGTTGCGCAGCTGGCGAAAGAAATAGGGCTTGCTGTAACGCGGGCGCATGGGAATGATCATCGCCATCGCCACGCCCGACAGCGTAGCGTGGATGCCCGAATAATAGAAAAGTCCCCACACCACGAAGGCCGGGATCAGGAAATAAGAGATCCGCGTCTCGCCCAGACGGTTGAGTCCGTAAAGCCCTGCCATGATGGCCAGTGCGAGGAACAGAAAGCCCCATTTCACCGCACCGCCGTAGAAGACGGCGATTACTAGGATCGCACCCAGGTCGTCGACGACGGCCAGCGCCGTGAGGAAAATTTTGAGCGAGACGGGCACACGATCGCCCATGAGCGACAGGATGCCGATGGCGAAGGCGATGTCGGTGGCCGTGGGTATTCCCCAGCCGTGCGCCGCCGGCGTACCGTGGTTGAAGGCCAGATAGATCAGCGCCGGCGCGAGCATACCGCCCGCCGCGGCCATGACCGGCAGGATCGCCTTGCGCGCCGTCGAAAGTTCACCGCAGACGATCTCACGTTTGATTTCGAGCCCCACGACGAAGAAGAAAATCACCATCAATCCGTCGTTGATGAGCTTTTCGACGTTCATGTCGCGCGGGAAGACCAGATCGACCACATGGTCGGGGCTCTCGATCAGCAGCGACAGGTCGGTGCTCAGCACATGTTCGTAGTACATCGCCGTCGAGGGCAGATTGGCCAGCAGCATCGCCGCCGCCACGCAGAGCATCAGCACCGCGCCGCCCGCCCACGGCACGCGCATGAAACGCCGGCGCCGTTCGTCGAGCCGGTGCCGCTTGCGCACCCAGCTGTACCGCGAGAAGAGTTCGGCATGATCCTGAGGTGTACGTTGATCGCTCATAATTCGGATTTAAGGGTCAGTCCGCAAAGTTTGTAGAGGATGCGCGCACCCGTCGAGGCGTCGATCGAACTCCCGGGACGGGGAACGACCTCCACTACGTCGAAACCGATGATCCGGCGCCCCGAACGCACCGTCTCGTGCAGCAGGTAGACGGCCTGAT
Coding sequences within it:
- a CDS encoding DUF3127 domain-containing protein produces the protein MEFEGVVYKIMPVTRGTSARGEWQRQDVVFDYNDGGQFSRKICVTFFNKESDVAKLREGETFLVSVNIESREYNGRWYTDIRAWRVQPKQQQPPVPMTDAPLPSDIPAEGGSFGGGAAAEVDDLPF
- the nhaA gene encoding Na+/H+ antiporter NhaA; this translates as MSDQRTPQDHAELFSRYSWVRKRHRLDERRRRFMRVPWAGGAVLMLCVAAAMLLANLPSTAMYYEHVLSTDLSLLIESPDHVVDLVFPRDMNVEKLINDGLMVIFFFVVGLEIKREIVCGELSTARKAILPVMAAAGGMLAPALIYLAFNHGTPAAHGWGIPTATDIAFAIGILSLMGDRVPVSLKIFLTALAVVDDLGAILVIAVFYGGAVKWGFLFLALAIMAGLYGLNRLGETRISYFLIPAFVVWGLFYYSGIHATLSGVAMAMIIPMRPRYSKPYFFRQLRNFTRSLERVREEDERFPDAEQRYYLQRMKDLSYNSIGMSYRLEDLLAPYVTFIIMPIFALANAGVRIDLEYLDIFRYSSEGGAVGMGIFLGLLVGKPLGILLTSWAAVKSGLAEMPGGVSWRMLLAVACLGGIGFTMSIFVDALAFDEEFFVNQGKIAILLGSLASALLGALLIRATMPAVKN
- a CDS encoding FKBP-type peptidyl-prolyl cis-trans isomerase, coding for MKKLLSVAALAGAVLLCSCGGNKTLKMGSLSKFDSLSYALGANIGYGMQYEMSDIPFNFEEVNKGIKEGALDKSKQKHEDAIDILRDYFMNKRGARAFAIQQKKAMQAAVAADSTGMLKDTLPAAEPMFLTPGECDSVSYAFGNDIGNNIKSSDIPVQIVWITEAMANVRDSVAKMDEMIVQGYLQNYFMVVRPRENAEASAKWLEGIAKKSGVEKTESGLLYKIERPGDADTIAVDDRDVVVVNYEGKNRKGKVFDSSYERNEPAEFPLNRVIKGWTEGMKLVGKGGKITLWIPAELAYGERGAGRDIGANEALEFSVEVVDVKPYVEPAPADSTKVAEPAKK
- a CDS encoding FKBP-type peptidyl-prolyl cis-trans isomerase N-terminal domain-containing protein: MKRFTILPILMLTLWSGCSKSGGGVKLHTDTDSVAYVIGLNVGANLLKMDSTLNAAAVCKGIADYFAGRQSMTMEEAQTFYLRYVNYAVPEKIREQERRFLDDVTSGQGFKSSESGLRYDVTRDGDLKRTIASDTARIAVRIKALRRDGGEIYSSYERGDTLRTRLDSLPAGLREGLKLLGSGGAVKLWVPAALAYGAEGDRTLGVGANETLYYEAELLDVQADAPAGGKSGGR